The following proteins are encoded in a genomic region of Brachypodium distachyon strain Bd21 chromosome 1, Brachypodium_distachyon_v3.0, whole genome shotgun sequence:
- the LOC104583924 gene encoding uncharacterized protein LOC104583924 isoform X2: protein MREEEMTFCGTGSFKDVDKEKIKTKKIKSPDAGKKKTKKKENPYASRGLDKFSTVLAELESRREKVLRRVDASSDRVMVRFVQSGPKGWVPIVVKLPPDQEQQPAAKVDPNKKCCKSPSTESASASPRGVAAVAAPKADPAKKAAGAVERWRPSQYWPLVAVLLLAGLVVFGRVFAICCTSVWWYLVPIWASLPPPSHGKRGSSSGAHEVVSPTSHPKGKKG, encoded by the exons ATGCGAGAGGAAGAAATGACCTTCTGCGGCACGGGCAGCTTCAAGGACGTCGACAAGGAGAAGATCAAGACGAAGAAGATCAAGTCACCGGacgcggggaagaagaagacgaagaagaaggagaaccCCTACGCGTCGCGCGGgctcgacaagttctccaccGTGCTCGCGGAGCTCGAATCCCGGCGGGAGAAGGTGCTGCGCCGCGTCGACGCCAGCAGCGACCGCGTCATGGTCCGGTTCGTGCAGTCCGGCCCCAAGGGCTGGGTGCCCATCGTCGTCAAGCTCCCGCCGGACCAAGAGCAGCAGCCCGCCGCCAAGGTGGACCCCAACAAGAAGTGCTGCAAGTCGCCGTCGACGGAGTCCGCCTCCGCCAGCCCAAGAGGAGTCGCCGCGGTAGCGGCTCCGAAGGCGGATCCGGCGAAGAAGGCGGCAGGCGCCGTCGAGAGGTGGAGGCCGAGCCAGTACTGGCCGTTGGTggcggtgctgctgctggcgggCCTGGTGGTGTTCGGGAGGGTGTTCGCCATCTGCTGCACCTCCGTCTGGTGGTACCTCGTGCCCAT CTGGGCGTCGTTGCCTCCTCCTTCGCATGGCAAGAGGGGGAGCAGCTCCGGTGCCCACGAGGTGGTTTCGCCGACAAGCCATCCGAAAGGAAAGAAAGGGTAA
- the LOC104583924 gene encoding uncharacterized protein LOC104583924 isoform X1, with protein sequence MREEEMTFCGTGSFKDVDKEKIKTKKIKSPDAGKKKTKKKENPYASRGLDKFSTVLAELESRREKVLRRVDASSDRVMVRFVQSGPKGWVPIVVKLPPDQEQQPAAKVDPNKKCCKSPSTESASASPRGVAAVAAPKADPAKKAAGAVERWRPSQYWPLVAVLLLAGLVVFGRVFAICCTSVWWYLVPILSGEKGDQGQRRSMGTKNKIGRKVGEKLTWASLPPPSHGKRGSSSGAHEVVSPTSHPKGKKG encoded by the coding sequence ATGCGAGAGGAAGAAATGACCTTCTGCGGCACGGGCAGCTTCAAGGACGTCGACAAGGAGAAGATCAAGACGAAGAAGATCAAGTCACCGGacgcggggaagaagaagacgaagaagaaggagaaccCCTACGCGTCGCGCGGgctcgacaagttctccaccGTGCTCGCGGAGCTCGAATCCCGGCGGGAGAAGGTGCTGCGCCGCGTCGACGCCAGCAGCGACCGCGTCATGGTCCGGTTCGTGCAGTCCGGCCCCAAGGGCTGGGTGCCCATCGTCGTCAAGCTCCCGCCGGACCAAGAGCAGCAGCCCGCCGCCAAGGTGGACCCCAACAAGAAGTGCTGCAAGTCGCCGTCGACGGAGTCCGCCTCCGCCAGCCCAAGAGGAGTCGCCGCGGTAGCGGCTCCGAAGGCGGATCCGGCGAAGAAGGCGGCAGGCGCCGTCGAGAGGTGGAGGCCGAGCCAGTACTGGCCGTTGGTggcggtgctgctgctggcgggCCTGGTGGTGTTCGGGAGGGTGTTCGCCATCTGCTGCACCTCCGTCTGGTGGTACCTCGTGCCCATCTTGAGCGGCGAGAAAGGAGATCAAGGACAGCGGAGATCCATGGGGACTAAAAATAAGATCGGCAGGAAGGTCGGCGAGAAGCTTACCTGGGCGTCGTTGCCTCCTCCTTCGCATGGCAAGAGGGGGAGCAGCTCCGGTGCCCACGAGGTGGTTTCGCCGACAAGCCATCCGAAAGGAAAGAAAGGGTAA